The Methanoplanus sp. FWC-SCC4 genome has a window encoding:
- a CDS encoding nitroreductase family protein, which yields MNSSEFFDFLFTRSSVRDFTELEIEDEEIQYILKCARTAPSAGNRESWDVVIVTDEGIREDLADAAFGQEHIKKAPVILVVCTNYVRSMSQYGERGILYAMEDATIASTYMMLAAHSLRLQTCWTGAFDDETVCEILDLPQHARPVALLAVGHGNLPEYRSERMPLEEHVHEETW from the coding sequence ATGAACTCGTCTGAATTTTTTGATTTTCTCTTCACACGTTCATCCGTGAGAGATTTCACAGAGCTGGAAATCGAAGATGAAGAGATTCAGTACATCTTGAAATGTGCACGTACAGCTCCGAGTGCGGGAAACAGGGAATCCTGGGATGTCGTAATTGTAACTGATGAAGGCATCAGAGAGGATTTGGCCGATGCAGCATTTGGTCAGGAGCACATAAAAAAAGCACCTGTCATACTTGTTGTTTGTACAAATTACGTCCGATCAATGTCACAGTATGGTGAAAGAGGAATTCTCTATGCAATGGAAGATGCCACAATAGCATCAACCTACATGATGCTTGCAGCTCATTCACTCAGACTTCAGACCTGTTGGACAGGCGCTTTTGACGATGAAACGGTATGTGAAATACTTGACCTGCCACAGCACGCAAGACCGGTTGCCCTTCTTGCAGTAGGTCACGGAAACCTGCCCGAATATCGCAGCGAAAGAATGCCTCTTGAAGAACATGTCCATGAAGAGACATGGTAA
- a CDS encoding DUF555 domain-containing protein, with translation MSDYLVTMESAWIIKDIETLDDAIGIAISEAGKRLNPSAKFVDIEIGQLACPFCEQELNNALVVANMALVGLILEMKVFKAESEEHASRIAKSVVGRALRDTPLKVIDIKEL, from the coding sequence ATGTCAGACTATCTTGTTACAATGGAATCTGCCTGGATCATAAAGGATATTGAAACCCTCGATGATGCAATAGGCATTGCTATAAGCGAAGCAGGTAAACGTTTAAATCCCTCCGCTAAGTTTGTTGATATTGAAATTGGTCAGCTCGCATGCCCGTTCTGTGAACAGGAGCTGAATAATGCATTAGTGGTTGCAAATATGGCCCTTGTCGGCCTGATTCTTGAGATGAAAGTATTCAAAGCTGAATCTGAAGAGCATGCATCCAGAATTGCAAAATCCGTAGTGGGACGGGCACTTAGAGACACGCCTCTCAAAGTCATTGATATCAAGGAGTTATAA
- a CDS encoding 30S ribosomal protein S15 produces MARMHARRRGTSKSVCPLRTEAPEWSNKDTAEIQKIIIALRKEGKSSAEIGLILRDKYGVPSVKLATGKRVDQLLEENGLASDIPEDLRNLIVKALGMRKHIAENKKDVHNKRQLHLTEAKVRRLGKYYVKAGKMPAGWTYKPDTAEFLLSK; encoded by the coding sequence ATGGCACGAATGCATGCCCGCCGACGCGGAACATCAAAGTCTGTATGTCCGCTTCGCACAGAGGCACCTGAATGGTCCAACAAGGACACAGCAGAGATCCAGAAAATAATCATTGCTCTCAGAAAAGAGGGTAAATCCAGTGCAGAGATCGGATTAATCCTCCGTGACAAGTATGGCGTACCAAGCGTAAAGCTTGCAACAGGAAAGCGTGTAGATCAGCTTCTCGAAGAAAATGGTCTTGCATCAGACATTCCTGAAGATCTTAGAAACCTCATTGTTAAGGCTCTGGGAATGAGAAAGCACATTGCCGAAAACAAAAAAGATGTTCACAACAAGCGCCAGCTTCATCTCACAGAAGCAAAGGTGCGCAGACTCGGTAAATATTACGTGAAGGCAGGCAAAATGCCGGCTGGCTGGACATACAAGCCAGACACAGCGGAGTTCCTGTTATCAAAGTAA
- a CDS encoding sulfurtransferase TusA family protein, with the protein MDSEISADAELDCIGLYCPMPISMTKEEIEKIKPGQVLKVEADDPAAEEDILRWAKRSGHEILKFENNDGILTFFIRRNK; encoded by the coding sequence ATGGATTCAGAAATCAGTGCCGATGCTGAACTTGACTGCATCGGTCTTTACTGCCCCATGCCCATTTCAATGACAAAAGAAGAGATTGAAAAAATCAAACCGGGCCAGGTACTTAAAGTTGAAGCCGATGACCCGGCGGCAGAAGAGGATATCCTGAGATGGGCAAAAAGGTCAGGGCATGAGATTCTAAAGTTTGAAAATAATGACGGAATATTGACTTTTTTTATCAGGAGGAATAAATAA
- a CDS encoding 30S ribosomal protein S3ae, producing MAKRKQLGRRVEGWKAKSWFKVFAPEVFDKAYLGETISDEPEKVYGRVMQTTLGEMTQDYSKQNIKMRFKVNEVAGDSAYTDFVGHEVTKDYLRAMVKRRTSRIDSIVLAATKDGRKIRVTTTCFTINRADASQQHTIRKEITDYILAKAKEQTYDQFVKDMVMGEISRDVFKNVKKIHPTRRVEVIKSKGIEAKSAIAH from the coding sequence ATGGCAAAAAGGAAACAATTAGGAAGAAGAGTAGAAGGATGGAAAGCAAAGAGCTGGTTCAAAGTCTTTGCTCCCGAAGTATTCGACAAGGCTTACCTTGGCGAAACAATTTCAGATGAACCTGAGAAGGTATACGGCCGTGTCATGCAGACCACACTTGGCGAAATGACACAGGACTATTCCAAACAGAACATCAAGATGAGATTCAAGGTCAACGAAGTTGCAGGCGACTCAGCATACACAGACTTTGTCGGACACGAAGTCACAAAAGACTACCTCCGTGCAATGGTAAAACGCCGCACTTCAAGAATTGACAGCATTGTTCTCGCAGCAACAAAGGACGGACGTAAAATCCGTGTCACAACAACCTGCTTTACAATCAACCGTGCAGACGCAAGCCAGCAGCACACAATCAGAAAAGAAATTACTGATTACATCCTTGCAAAGGCAAAAGAGCAGACATACGATCAGTTTGTAAAAGACATGGTTATGGGAGAAATCTCACGCGACGTATTTAAGAACGTCAAGAAGATTCACCCGACACGCCGCGTCGAAGTAATTAAATCAAAAGGAATTGAGGCAAAATCTGCAATAGCACATTAA
- a CDS encoding cysteine desulfurase family protein, whose product MRKIYLDLTSARPVEQRVFEFAKKYLTESYGNPSSLHSKGLEAKHALEEARSKVSSLINAESPSTIIFTGSSTESNNMAIRGTALRNKKTGQKVVSSTIEHISVLNPMKELQKSGYTYETVPVDEYGTIDLEKLSETVTKDTIITSVNYASDEIGTIEPIKEISKIVHENGQFLHVNATAAAGNIPVDVQKEDIDLMTISSNDMYGPRGAAALYVKKGIRIQTILPGGGQERGLRSGTENIFAIAGMGEAAHIASKEMTSEAKRLQKIGDAYKSVILKIEDSYLTGHPTYRLPGHLSFRFWRVEGESILLNLDAGYGIQVTTGSACSSRTLEPSHVLIGIGLKHEEAHGSMIITLGRLNTMEEVPYVADAVKGTVERLRKITAM is encoded by the coding sequence ATGAGAAAGATCTACCTTGACCTGACGTCTGCAAGGCCTGTTGAACAAAGAGTGTTTGAATTCGCAAAAAAATATCTGACAGAGAGTTACGGCAATCCGTCTTCACTTCATTCGAAAGGTCTGGAGGCAAAGCATGCCCTGGAAGAAGCAAGGAGCAAAGTATCTTCGTTAATCAATGCAGAAAGCCCCTCTACAATAATTTTCACAGGCAGTTCTACCGAATCAAACAATATGGCAATAAGGGGCACTGCTCTCAGGAACAAAAAAACCGGTCAAAAAGTTGTATCAAGCACTATTGAACACATTTCTGTTTTAAATCCAATGAAAGAACTCCAAAAATCAGGTTATACTTATGAAACAGTCCCTGTGGATGAATACGGAACAATAGACCTTGAAAAACTTTCTGAAACGGTCACAAAAGACACGATAATTACATCTGTCAACTATGCCAGTGACGAAATAGGAACGATAGAGCCGATTAAAGAGATCAGCAAAATAGTCCATGAAAACGGACAGTTTCTGCATGTAAATGCCACCGCTGCTGCAGGAAATATTCCTGTTGATGTACAAAAAGAGGATATTGACCTCATGACAATCTCTTCAAATGACATGTATGGTCCAAGAGGTGCAGCAGCTCTTTACGTAAAAAAAGGTATCAGGATTCAAACTATTTTGCCAGGGGGAGGGCAGGAAAGAGGACTTAGATCAGGAACAGAGAACATTTTTGCAATAGCCGGGATGGGAGAAGCTGCACATATCGCTTCAAAAGAGATGACATCTGAAGCAAAAAGACTTCAAAAAATTGGAGATGCATATAAATCCGTGATCCTCAAAATAGAGGATTCTTATCTGACAGGCCATCCTACATATCGCCTTCCGGGTCATCTGAGTTTTCGGTTCTGGCGTGTGGAAGGCGAGAGTATTTTGTTAAACCTTGATGCAGGATATGGCATTCAGGTTACAACCGGCTCGGCATGTTCATCACGAACCCTTGAACCATCCCACGTCCTCATCGGAATTGGGCTAAAACACGAAGAAGCACACGGATCAATGATAATAACTCTTGGACGTCTGAATACAATGGAAGAGGTCCCATACGTAGCCGATGCAGTCAAAGGTACTGTGGAGCGTCTGCGTAAAATTACTGCAATGTAG
- a CDS encoding DUF2070 family protein → MAPSGDTKIEGLSRFLFIAPSWPRSLAIIFVLGLVLDLASVIRNHEIQFFGFTGFFLPAIIAFILTKPLVEIFGKKITWNRSALLALACTVFSILISLFPVLLVFQGIFPLLFSVSLGFIFAIRLIVLVAIADYKMSHMILPALTQSVVGILIGTYYFSTVFTIFAVLIHLLFGMGVILFLWLIERPLKKNFHISALNFINAFIAHNTDGSKSLEDFFHEIGEEVYVPQFTLFFSREGRKDVLFTIPNLHPGPMGEIGGGNLPKVLYESLGGETFVAHGCATHDFNLVSEKEIPKIISAINKTRAGLEYHNKAGMSERHSYGSVQVLAQSFGDSILMVSTRSPEMTEDLEYPIGLSIMNEGHKKFSHVGFVDAHNCMVDVVNPVMPASLTAYEYMKTCDNACEKARINEQFPFKVGISHINVPFTREQGFGDIGIQALVTEVSGQKTAYILFDGNNMQNGVREILRNELLKIVDECELMTTDSHVVNTMSGKNPVGYHVSADIIMEYVVKAVSDAIKDLSDAKAGASTAWCEGVVVFGSHRISQLASSVNAMLTFIAPLGLAILLLAFVFSIIAYFILV, encoded by the coding sequence ATGGCCCCTTCAGGCGACACCAAAATAGAAGGTTTAAGCAGATTTTTATTTATAGCACCATCATGGCCACGTTCACTCGCAATAATTTTTGTACTCGGACTGGTTCTTGATCTTGCAAGTGTAATAAGAAATCACGAAATTCAGTTTTTCGGGTTTACAGGGTTTTTTCTTCCGGCAATTATTGCTTTTATACTGACAAAGCCCCTTGTTGAAATTTTCGGTAAAAAAATTACATGGAACAGGTCTGCACTTTTAGCTCTTGCCTGTACGGTATTTTCAATACTTATTAGTCTCTTTCCGGTGCTACTGGTATTTCAGGGAATTTTCCCCCTTTTGTTCTCCGTATCACTTGGATTCATCTTCGCAATAAGGCTGATTGTGCTTGTGGCAATAGCTGACTATAAAATGTCACACATGATTCTTCCGGCACTTACGCAGAGTGTCGTCGGAATACTAATCGGAACTTATTACTTCAGCACAGTCTTTACAATCTTTGCAGTACTTATACACCTGCTCTTTGGAATGGGCGTCATATTATTTTTATGGCTAATAGAAAGGCCCCTTAAAAAGAATTTCCACATCAGTGCACTGAATTTCATTAATGCTTTCATCGCACACAACACTGACGGTTCAAAATCCCTTGAGGATTTTTTCCATGAAATCGGTGAGGAAGTATACGTCCCTCAGTTTACACTTTTCTTCTCACGTGAGGGAAGAAAAGATGTTTTGTTTACAATACCCAATCTGCACCCGGGTCCCATGGGTGAAATAGGCGGGGGGAACCTTCCAAAAGTTCTTTATGAATCACTTGGCGGTGAAACCTTTGTTGCACACGGTTGCGCAACACATGACTTCAATCTTGTATCTGAAAAGGAAATTCCAAAAATCATCTCCGCAATAAACAAAACCAGAGCCGGACTTGAGTACCACAATAAAGCAGGGATGTCAGAGAGGCATAGTTACGGATCTGTGCAGGTTCTTGCCCAGTCTTTTGGGGATTCGATTCTGATGGTAAGTACGCGCTCACCGGAGATGACCGAGGATCTTGAATACCCTATTGGTCTTTCAATAATGAACGAGGGCCATAAAAAATTTAGCCATGTTGGTTTTGTAGATGCACATAACTGCATGGTGGATGTGGTAAATCCGGTAATGCCCGCTTCACTGACAGCTTATGAATATATGAAAACATGTGATAACGCATGTGAAAAAGCCCGGATTAATGAACAGTTTCCATTCAAAGTAGGCATTTCACACATAAATGTCCCGTTCACAAGAGAGCAGGGATTCGGTGATATCGGTATTCAGGCGCTTGTCACAGAAGTATCCGGACAGAAAACAGCATATATCCTCTTTGACGGAAACAATATGCAAAACGGTGTTCGCGAAATATTGAGGAATGAACTTCTAAAGATTGTTGATGAATGTGAACTGATGACAACCGATTCCCACGTTGTCAACACAATGAGTGGCAAAAACCCGGTCGGGTATCATGTCAGCGCAGATATTATTATGGAATATGTGGTGAAGGCGGTCAGTGATGCAATCAAAGATCTCTCAGATGCCAAAGCCGGCGCTTCGACAGCATGGTGTGAAGGCGTTGTTGTCTTTGGATCACACAGAATATCACAGCTTGCAAGTTCAGTAAACGCTATGCTGACCTTTATTGCTCCTTTGGGGCTTGCAATTCTGCTGCTTGCATTTGTATTCTCGATAATTGCGTACTTCATACTTGTATAG
- a CDS encoding archaellin/type IV pilin N-terminal domain-containing protein, producing MMKLFKSDEGFTGLEAAIVLIAFVVVAAVFSYVVLGAGFFTTQKSQEVVYSSVDMASSSLEVLGDVYGNSTGGDNAKIDGIRFVVGLTAGGAPVDFASTTLVFTNTTSIKDLTNDSKISSSASDVVSAQTDITTYEWGIIDIANDNSDKGALLENQEQFTIYANVGATGIAANERFSLEIKPPKGASYAIKRTAPPKIEKVNLLN from the coding sequence ATGATGAAATTATTTAAATCAGACGAAGGATTTACCGGTCTTGAAGCTGCTATCGTATTGATTGCATTTGTTGTAGTAGCAGCGGTTTTCTCATACGTAGTATTGGGAGCGGGTTTCTTCACAACACAGAAATCACAGGAAGTAGTCTATTCCAGTGTTGACATGGCATCATCAAGTCTTGAAGTATTAGGCGATGTGTACGGAAACAGTACAGGCGGAGACAATGCAAAAATTGATGGAATCAGATTTGTAGTAGGTCTTACAGCAGGTGGAGCACCTGTTGATTTTGCTTCAACAACACTTGTATTCACAAATACAACTTCAATAAAGGATCTGACAAATGATTCAAAAATCTCAAGCTCAGCTTCAGATGTAGTTTCTGCCCAGACAGACATCACTACATACGAATGGGGTATCATCGACATTGCCAATGACAACAGCGACAAGGGAGCACTCCTTGAAAACCAGGAGCAGTTCACAATATATGCAAATGTTGGTGCAACAGGAATTGCAGCAAATGAGCGCTTCAGTCTTGAAATTAAGCCACCAAAGGGTGCATCATATGCAATTAAGCGTACGGCACCACCAAAGATTGAGAAGGTAAACCTGCTCAACTAA
- a CDS encoding DsrE family protein, whose protein sequence is MPKILYVQTSGTDTPERLYAPFILATTAVAMDIEADIYFMIKGITVMKKGEAEQIKIGSFPSLKDVIDQAKDAGITFYVCEQSTQLLGLERGDFIEGIKIAGAATLNDLAIEADSVITF, encoded by the coding sequence ATGCCAAAAATTCTATATGTTCAGACAAGTGGAACAGACACACCTGAAAGACTCTATGCTCCTTTTATCCTTGCCACAACAGCGGTTGCAATGGATATTGAGGCTGACATATATTTCATGATCAAAGGGATCACGGTCATGAAAAAAGGCGAGGCAGAGCAGATCAAAATAGGATCATTTCCATCCTTAAAAGATGTAATAGACCAGGCGAAAGATGCCGGCATTACATTCTATGTATGTGAACAAAGTACACAGTTGCTTGGGCTTGAAAGAGGGGATTTCATTGAGGGAATAAAGATTGCAGGAGCTGCAACATTAAATGATCTTGCAATTGAGGCTGATTCCGTGATTACATTCTAA
- a CDS encoding DHH family phosphoesterase, with protein sequence MSIEAAAGHIAEKLSETEFVRVYGHHDADGIASATIMCHALHRLGKKFHLTIKNRISSDDIKNDEPTLLCDLGASLEELPDDTVVIDHHVPYFNGEYHINPRLHNIDGEKELSSSGLAYLVANHMGDNRDLCGLAILGMIGDKQTISGKNQEIVTEGIGNQIIVPKRGLTLAGRDTREKLYTATDPYLPGISGNLDSVDEILLKYSDDDDYRYEDLNSMIILKIAEKTNETAMQSLWGNTYELERGVIHDAHSLAAVVESCGLSNRGGLGVTLCLRNTENVKEAWEIAIKHRLNVISEINSAKTIEEELPVFEISKPSVSSCVADTISNNGLYNTPVFTIARNDDNYSVSARCPPGVEFDLSEFMKNLAEKTGGSGGGHFSRAGGIFGEDGLSIFKNEVKEALT encoded by the coding sequence ATGTCCATTGAAGCCGCTGCAGGTCATATCGCAGAAAAACTCTCAGAAACTGAGTTTGTGAGAGTATACGGGCATCACGATGCAGATGGAATAGCTTCAGCCACGATAATGTGTCATGCACTTCACAGGCTGGGGAAGAAATTTCACCTGACGATCAAAAATCGTATCTCATCTGATGACATCAAAAATGATGAACCCACTCTCCTGTGTGACCTTGGTGCATCCTTAGAAGAACTTCCGGATGACACAGTGGTGATAGACCATCATGTCCCTTATTTCAATGGTGAATATCACATAAATCCACGCCTTCACAACATTGACGGAGAAAAAGAGCTTTCCTCATCAGGTCTTGCCTATCTCGTTGCAAACCATATGGGAGACAACAGAGATTTGTGTGGTCTGGCAATCCTCGGAATGATCGGGGACAAACAGACTATATCAGGCAAAAACCAGGAAATTGTAACAGAAGGAATTGGAAATCAAATCATCGTACCTAAAAGGGGACTTACCCTTGCAGGAAGAGATACAAGAGAGAAACTCTATACGGCAACAGACCCCTACCTGCCCGGCATAAGCGGGAATTTAGATTCTGTTGATGAAATTCTCCTTAAATACTCTGATGATGACGATTACAGATATGAAGATTTAAACTCAATGATTATCCTCAAAATTGCCGAAAAAACCAACGAAACTGCAATGCAGTCTTTATGGGGCAACACATACGAACTCGAAAGAGGAGTAATACATGATGCACACAGTCTGGCGGCTGTAGTTGAATCATGCGGATTATCAAACAGGGGCGGCCTTGGAGTAACACTATGCCTTAGAAATACTGAAAATGTAAAAGAAGCATGGGAGATTGCAATAAAACACCGCTTAAATGTAATATCTGAAATTAATTCTGCAAAAACAATAGAAGAAGAGCTTCCTGTCTTTGAAATATCCAAGCCGTCGGTTTCAAGCTGCGTTGCAGACACTATCTCAAACAACGGTCTGTACAATACACCGGTTTTCACAATTGCAAGAAATGATGATAATTATTCGGTATCAGCCAGATGTCCTCCGGGAGTAGAATTTGACTTATCGGAATTTATGAAAAATCTTGCAGAGAAAACAGGCGGTAGCGGAGGAGGTCACTTCTCACGGGCAGGCGGAATATTTGGAGAAGACGGACTTTCAATCTTCAAAAATGAAGTGAAGGAGGCATTGACCTAA
- a CDS encoding DUF5350 domain-containing protein, which translates to MGKTGSCSWTQIKSVSGQIRLVPQKEGSYKKPGPNQRFKSGAKLKRAVQKSQDAGRGGRGKRASRSRTPQVDPRFRRRIKRSPSSIKGSKGSK; encoded by the coding sequence ATGGGAAAAACCGGTTCATGTTCATGGACTCAAATTAAAAGTGTATCAGGTCAGATCAGACTTGTTCCTCAGAAAGAAGGCAGCTATAAAAAGCCAGGTCCAAACCAGCGCTTTAAATCAGGTGCCAAACTCAAAAGAGCAGTGCAGAAATCACAGGATGCCGGAAGAGGAGGAAGAGGAAAGAGAGCAAGCCGCTCACGTACTCCACAGGTAGACCCGAGATTTAGAAGACGCATCAAACGCTCACCTTCATCCATTAAGGGTTCAAAGGGTTCAAAATAA
- a CDS encoding KEOPS complex subunit Pcc1, whose amino-acid sequence MSLISGKITTYHRNAECVAKAIASDNLKSMQTNSKGNTVITEIKGNKLRSIIASVDDYLMNLSISEDVCSYISEK is encoded by the coding sequence ATGTCCCTGATATCAGGTAAAATAACAACATACCACAGAAATGCGGAATGTGTTGCAAAAGCAATTGCTTCAGACAACCTGAAGTCAATGCAGACAAATTCAAAAGGAAATACAGTAATAACCGAAATCAAAGGCAATAAACTAAGATCAATCATTGCATCAGTCGATGATTATCTGATGAACCTTTCGATATCTGAAGATGTCTGCAGTTACATTTCAGAAAAATAG
- a CDS encoding archaellin/type IV pilin N-terminal domain-containing protein, with amino-acid sequence MLKINKEEGFTGLEAAIVLIAFVVVAAVFSYVVLGAGFFTTQKSQEVIYTSVDQASSSVEILGDVYGTSSDDTNIDTVRFTVGLTAGGSPVDFSQTTITYADATNVSKMERAGDAVIGNADATITSGTWSVVLAKNNASADLLLENEEQFTIVANPIDNIVANQRFNLDLRPSVGTSYTISRKAPARITGVNTLY; translated from the coding sequence ATGCTGAAAATAAATAAAGAAGAAGGATTTACAGGTCTTGAGGCTGCTATCGTTTTGATTGCATTCGTCGTTGTAGCCGCTGTCTTCTCATACGTAGTATTGGGAGCAGGTTTCTTCACAACACAGAAATCTCAGGAAGTTATCTATACAAGTGTAGATCAGGCAAGTTCAAGTGTCGAGATCTTAGGTGATGTTTATGGTACAAGCTCAGATGACACAAACATTGACACAGTTCGTTTCACTGTAGGACTTACAGCAGGTGGATCACCTGTTGATTTCTCACAGACGACAATAACATATGCAGATGCAACAAATGTTTCAAAGATGGAAAGAGCAGGAGATGCAGTTATCGGAAATGCCGATGCAACAATCACCTCAGGCACATGGTCAGTTGTTCTTGCAAAGAACAATGCAAGTGCAGATCTTCTCCTTGAAAACGAGGAGCAGTTTACAATTGTGGCGAATCCAATCGACAACATTGTGGCAAACCAGAGATTCAACCTTGATCTGCGCCCTTCAGTAGGTACATCATACACCATCAGCAGAAAAGCACCTGCAAGAATTACGGGAGTTAACACCCTTTACTAA
- the nifU gene encoding Fe-S cluster assembly scaffold protein NifU has translation MEDVPQIGYSKKVMEHFMDPKNVGSIENPDGVGRVGNPVCGDLMEVSIKVENETITDIKFKTFGCGSAIATASMVTELAKGKNIEEALKITRQDVADELEGLPPRKMHCSNLAADALHKAIENYREKSTEK, from the coding sequence ATGGAAGATGTACCTCAGATTGGTTACTCAAAAAAAGTAATGGAACACTTTATGGATCCAAAAAATGTGGGAAGCATAGAAAATCCTGACGGAGTAGGACGCGTAGGAAATCCCGTATGCGGGGATCTCATGGAAGTTTCCATAAAAGTAGAAAATGAAACCATCACCGATATAAAATTCAAAACATTCGGATGCGGTTCTGCAATTGCAACCGCAAGCATGGTTACAGAACTTGCCAAAGGAAAAAATATTGAGGAGGCCTTAAAAATCACCAGACAGGATGTTGCCGATGAACTTGAAGGTCTGCCACCAAGAAAAATGCACTGCTCAAACCTTGCGGCTGATGCTCTTCACAAGGCAATCGAAAATTACAGGGAAAAAAGCACAGAAAAATGA
- a CDS encoding carbohydrate kinase family protein, translating to MISVVGHTAIDHIFTLPVLPKRHSSSPVLDHKVYFGGGAANIAAGIAVLGGEAELISAVGNDFFGSEYEKWMNKLGIKKDFFVVEDKNTPTCYLFNDTEGDQTTVFEWGASEIFKTAKAPSLDFVHMATAEPEFNVKIAEKAVFSSFDPGQDLIKYTKEQLISILDHIDILFTNIHELKGICDKTGIGREELIKQIPLSIVTMSGDGSEIHHNGNITKIPAISVKLADPTGAGDSYRAGFLTAYQKGYSVEKCCKIGTTTASFIVEMTGCQTNLPDWDRMKERYNKYFGDLYQ from the coding sequence ATGATCTCAGTTGTAGGACATACTGCAATTGATCATATTTTTACTCTCCCTGTTCTTCCAAAAAGACATTCGTCCTCCCCTGTTCTTGATCATAAGGTCTATTTTGGAGGAGGCGCCGCCAACATTGCAGCAGGAATCGCTGTGCTTGGCGGAGAAGCCGAATTAATCAGCGCAGTTGGAAATGATTTCTTTGGAAGTGAATATGAAAAGTGGATGAATAAACTCGGAATCAAAAAAGACTTCTTTGTAGTTGAAGACAAAAACACGCCCACCTGTTACCTGTTTAATGATACAGAAGGTGATCAGACGACAGTTTTTGAATGGGGCGCATCAGAGATTTTCAAAACCGCAAAAGCACCTTCACTCGATTTCGTGCATATGGCAACCGCTGAACCGGAATTTAATGTAAAAATTGCAGAAAAAGCCGTTTTTTCATCATTTGATCCCGGGCAGGATCTGATAAAATATACAAAAGAGCAGCTCATATCAATTCTTGACCACATCGACATCCTGTTCACAAATATTCACGAGCTAAAAGGCATATGTGATAAAACAGGTATCGGAAGAGAAGAACTGATAAAACAGATCCCGCTCTCGATTGTTACCATGTCAGGAGACGGAAGTGAAATTCACCATAATGGCAATATCACAAAAATACCTGCAATTTCAGTAAAACTTGCAGATCCGACAGGTGCAGGTGATTCCTACAGGGCAGGATTCCTGACGGCATATCAAAAAGGATACTCTGTTGAAAAATGCTGTAAAATAGGTACTACCACCGCTTCTTTTATTGTAGAGATGACAGGGTGCCAGACAAATCTTCCGGACTGGGACAGAATGAAGGAAAGATACAATAAGTACTTTGGCGACTTATATCAATAA